The Pelagovum sp. HNIBRBA483 sequence GAAGTGGCGGAGTTTACGATTCCGGCCTTGGCAGAGAATGCGGAAACGGTGTGGAGTGACTTGCAGGTGCAAGGTGTGGATCTGGTCATTCGCCCTGATGAGCCGCGCCGCAAGCGGATGCTGTTGGCTGATATGGACAGCACGATGATACAGCAGGAGTGCATCGACGAGTTGGCGGATGAAGCAGGCGTTGGGCCGCGTGTGGCCGACATCACAGCGCGGGCGATGAACGGTGAGTTGGATTTTGAAGGTGCGCTGATAGAGCGGGTGGGATTGCTGCGGGATCTGGACGAGGCGGTGATTGGCAAGGTTCTGGAAAGTCGCATCACCTTTATGCCGGGTGGGCGGGAACTGGTGCAGACGATGAAGGCCAATGGCGCTTATGCCGCGCTGGTTTCAGGGGGCTTCACCGGTTTCACGGCGCGTGTAGCCGAGGCGCTGGGCTTTGACGAAAACCGCGCGAATACCTTGCTTGCCGAGGATGGTAGGCTGACGGGGGATGTCGCTCGGCCGATCTTGGGGCGTGAAGCCAAGGTGCAGGCGCTGGAAGAAATTACCAGCCTTTTGGGGATTTCTGAGGCCGACGTGCTGGCAGTGGGCGACGGGGCCAATGACCTTGGGATGATCCAGCGGGCGGGGACAGGTGTTGCACTGCATGCGAAACCGTCGGTGCAGGCTGAGGCAAAAATTCGTATCAACCACGGCGATCTGACGGCGCTGCTGTTCATTCAGGGCTATGCGCGGAGTGAGTTTGTTACCTGATGTCGTCTATCGCAGCGCGTTGGCGGCACGAATCTCCCCCGCCAACAGGCCGCGACGTGACAAGATCGGGACATCGAGCCATCGGTGCGTAATCGGGTGATCGTAGGCCAGCACTCCGAGCCGCACGAGCAGGGCGGCAATCGCGCATTGGCTTGCAGTTTCCGAACCATCGG is a genomic window containing:
- the serB gene encoding phosphoserine phosphatase SerB; this translates as MHFVTLIANPTVRPLDAALVTALRDAWGGGEATWLSPDEVAEFTIPALAENAETVWSDLQVQGVDLVIRPDEPRRKRMLLADMDSTMIQQECIDELADEAGVGPRVADITARAMNGELDFEGALIERVGLLRDLDEAVIGKVLESRITFMPGGRELVQTMKANGAYAALVSGGFTGFTARVAEALGFDENRANTLLAEDGRLTGDVARPILGREAKVQALEEITSLLGISEADVLAVGDGANDLGMIQRAGTGVALHAKPSVQAEAKIRINHGDLTALLFIQGYARSEFVT